Genomic window (Desulfobacterales bacterium):
CGTCCTGGTCACTGCCGGCCCGACCCGGGAACACCTTGATCCGGTCCGTTTCCTCTCCAACCGTTCCACCGGCAAGATGGGATATGCCCTGGCCCGGACCGCCCGTTACCGCGGCGCCGGGGTCATCCTGGTCAGCGGGCCCACCGGATTGCCCCCTCCTCCGGGGATAGAGATGATCCGGGTGGATACCGCGCTGGAGATGCGGGATGCGGTGCTGGCCGCTGTTGACCGGGCCGCGGTGGTGGTGAAGAGCGCCGCGGTTTCGGATTTCCGGCCCGCGCACATGGCTGCGCATAAGATTAAAAAAGATGACGCCGGCAACACCCTGGAACTGGTGCGGAACCCTGATATCCTGGCGGAACTGGGGGAGAGGCGCGGGGATAAAAAAATGCCGCTGCTGGTGGGGTTTGCCGCTGAGAGCCGTGATCTGCTCGCTGAGGGGCGCCGTAAACTCAAGGCCAAGAAGCTCGATCTGATTGTTGTGAACGACATCACCGACCCTGACGCCGGGTTCGGCACTGAGACCAACCGGGTGCTGCTCATCGACCGGACCGGGGGAGAAGAAGAGTCGCCGCTGCTTTCCAAGGGAGAGATCGCCTCCCGGATCTGGGACCGGGTTGTCGATCTCCTCTCCTGAATTTCAACCAAGACAAGACTCCAGGGAAGGTGGAAAGCTACCTGTTAATGGTAACGGCGGATCGGGGTTTTTCAGCAGTAACCAGTCAGGCC
Coding sequences:
- the coaBC gene encoding bifunctional phosphopantothenoylcysteine decarboxylase/phosphopantothenate--cysteine ligase CoaBC; translated protein: MTDILSGKRILLGVTGSIAAYKTVDWLRELRRAGAEVTVVMTGSATRFVAPLTFAALSGNPVHTDMFARRAAETIPHISLARDHDLILIAPATARTVARLAHGLAEDLLATVALAARVPLLVCPAMNCRMYTHPATQANLERLRGYGYTVLDPGAGAMACGDEGPGRLPEWDLVQEAIRAAFSPQDLAGHTVLVTAGPTREHLDPVRFLSNRSTGKMGYALARTARYRGAGVILVSGPTGLPPPPGIEMIRVDTALEMRDAVLAAVDRAAVVVKSAAVSDFRPAHMAAHKIKKDDAGNTLELVRNPDILAELGERRGDKKMPLLVGFAAESRDLLAEGRRKLKAKKLDLIVVNDITDPDAGFGTETNRVLLIDRTGGEEESPLLSKGEIASRIWDRVVDLLS